From a region of the Canis lupus dingo isolate Sandy chromosome 5, ASM325472v2, whole genome shotgun sequence genome:
- the RAI1 gene encoding retinoic acid-induced protein 1 isoform X2, protein MQSFRERCGFHGKQQNYQQTSQETSRLENYRQPSQAGLSCDRQRLLAKDYYNPQPYPGFEGGAGTPAGPARGSKGLPSQQSLQGRPAFSGYSVQDSSPYPGRYSGEESLQAWGAPQPPPPQPQPLPGGVGKYDDNLMKKAAVPPGRQYPEQGTQLPFRTHSLHVQQQLPQPQQPLAYPKLQRQKLQNDMASPLPFPQGGHFPQHSQSFPASSTYSSSGQGGQGSGQGAHSYKSCTAPSTQPHDRPLAPNASLAPGQRVQNLHAYQSGRLSYDQQKQQQQQQQQQALQSRHHAQETLHYQNLAKYQHYGQQGPGYCQPDAAVRTPEQYYQTFSPSSSHSPARSVGRSPSYSSTPSPLMPNLENFPYNQQPLSTGAFPAGITDHSHFMPLLNPSPTDAASSVDTQAGNCKPLQKDKLPENLLSDLSLQSLTALTSQVENISNTVQQLLLSKAAAPQKKSVKNLVSRTPEQHKSQHCSPEGSGYSAEPAGTPLSEPLSSTPQSTHAEPPETDYLSGSEDPLERSFLYCNQARSSPARVNSNSKAKPESVSTCSVTSPDDMSTKSDDSFQSLHSTLPLDSFSKFVAGERDCPRLLLSALAQEDLASEILGLQEAIGEKADKAWAEAPSLAKDASKPPFSLENHSACLDSVAKNAWPRPGEPEALPESLQLDKGGSAKDFSPGLFEDPSVGFAAPDPKKTTGALSFGTKSTLGAATADPAAAAFDCFPDTTTASSADSANPFAWPEENLGDACPRWGLHPSELTKGLEQGGKATDGVGKESAHEASACPGFQEEEPPGEKATVPRDSEQEEAGGVKEEVGGLLQCPEVAKADRWLDDSRHCCSATDFGDLPLLPPTGQKEDLEAEEEYSSLCELLGSPEQRPGLQDPLSPKAPLMCTKEEAEEVLDSKTGWGPPCHLSGDSVILLGPTVGAESKVQSWFESSLSHMKPGEEGPDSVLAPGDSATLAPDASLAQKPNKPAVPEAPIAKKEPVPRGKSLRSRRVHRGLPEAEDSPCRAPVLPKDLLLPESCTGPPQGQMEGAGAPGRGASEGLPRMCTRSFTALSEPRTPGPPGLTTTPAPPDKLGGKQRAAFKSGKRVGKPSPKAASSPSNPAALPVASDSSPMGSKTKETDSPGTPGKDQRSMILRSRTKTQEVFHSKRRRPSESRLPNCRATKKLLANNHLPATFKVSGSPQKEGRAGQRARVPKPGTGSKLSDRPLHALKRKSSFLAPVPTKKRNLVLRSGSGGDVKEEGAEDPSSLFKRMSSPKKTKPPKGNSEPAVKPPPPEAPDACLKLASRAAFQGAMKTKVLPPRKGRGLKLEAIVQKITSPSLKKFACKAPGAPPGNPVSPALPEKDRGLKSAGGSPVGAGEGLLNVGAGQKLPAAPGADPLCRNPTNRSLKGKLLNSKKLSSTDCFKTEAFTSPEALLPGGTALAPKKRSRKGRAGALGLPKGPLEKRPHLGPALLLTPRDRANGAQGGGEDSSGGGGKKPKTEELGLASQSPEGRPCQPQTRAQKQPGHANYSSYSKRKRLTRGRAKNTTSSPCKGRAKRRRQQQVLPLDPAEPEIRLKYISSCKRLRADSRTPAFSPFVRVEKRDAFTTICTVVNSPGEEPKPHRKPSSSASSSSSSCSFSLDATGASLATLPGGSVLQPRPSLPLSSTMHLGPVVSKALSTSCLVCCLCQNPANFKDLGDLCGPYYPEHCLPKKKPKLKEKVRPEGTCEEASPPLERTLKDLECVAATGATAAGKPPRPEGPADPAKQGSLRTSARGLSRRLQSCYCCDARGDGGEEAAPADKSRKHECSKEPPAEPGGDTQEHWVHEACAVWTGGVYLVAGKLFGLQEAMKVAVDMTCSSCQEAGATIGCCHKGCTHTYHYPCASDAGCIFMEENFSLKCPKHKRLPL, encoded by the exons ATGCAGTCTTTTCGAGAAAGGTGTGGTTTCCATGGCAAACAACAGAACTACCAGCAGACCTCACAGGAGACATCTCGCCTGGAGAATTACAGACAGCCGAGCCAGGCCGGGCTGAGCTGCGATCGGCAGCGGCTGCTGGCCAAGGACTATTATAACCCGCAGCCGTACCCCGGCTTCGAGGGCGGCGCCGGCACACCCGCCGGCCCCGCGCGGGGCAGCAAGGGCCTGCCGTCCCAGCAGTCCCTGCAGGGCAGGCCGGCCTTCTCTGGCTACAGCGTGCAGGACAGCAGCCCGTACCCTGGCCGCTACTCGGGCGAGGAGAGCCTGCAGGCCTGGGGGGCCCCCCAGCCGCCGCCCCCCCAGCCACAGCCCCTGCCAGGGGGCGTGGGCAAATATGATGACAACTTGATGAAAAAGGCCGCAGTGCCCCCTGGCAGGCAGTACCCAGAGCAGGGCACCCAGCTGCCCTTTCGGACTCACTCCCTGCATGTCCAGCAGCAGCTGccgcagccccagcagcccctggcGTACCCCAAACTCCAGAGGCAAAAACTGCAGAACGACATGGCCtcgcctctgcccttcccccagggtGGCCACTTCCCCCAGCACTCACAGTCTTTCCCTGCTTCCTCCACCTACTCATCCAGTGGCCAGGGGGGCCAGGGCAGCGGGCAGGGCGCCCACTCCTACAAGAGCTGCACCGCACCGTCCACTCAGCCCCACGACAGGCCACTGGCCCCCAACGCCAGCCTGGCCCCTGGGCAGCGGGTCCAGAACCTTCACGCCTACCAGTCTGGCCGCCTGAGCTACGATCAGCagaagcaacagcagcagcagcagcagcagcaggccctCCAGAGCCGGCACCATGCCCAGGAAACCCTCCATTACCAAAACCTCGCCAAGTACCAACACTACGGGCAGCAGGGCCCGGGTTACTGTCAGCCGGACGCGGCCGTCAGGACTCCAGAGCAGTACTACCAGACCttcagccccagctccagccactCACCCGCACGCTCTGTGGGCCGCTCGCCCTCCTACAGCTCCACCCCGTCACCGCTGATGCCCAACCTGGAGAACTTTCCCTACAACCAGCAGCCGCTCAGCACTGGGGCCTTCCCCGCGGGCATCACGGACCACAGCCACTTCATGCCCCTGCTCAACCCGTCCCCGACCGACGCTGCTAGCTCGGTGGACACCCAGGCTGGCAACTGCAAGCCGCTGCAGAAGGACAAGCTCCCCGAGAACCTGCTCTCGGACCTCAGCCTGCAGAGCCTCACAGCTCTGACATCCCAGGTGGAGAACATATCCAACACCGTCCAGCAGCTGCTGCTCTCCAAGGCCGCGGCGCCACAGAAAAAGAGCGTCAAGAACCTGGTGTCCAGGACCCCGGAACAGCACAAAAGCCAGCACTGCAGCCCTGAGGGCAGCGGCTACTCGGCCGAGCCAGCCGGCACGCCACTGTCCGAACCGCTGAGCAGCACGCCGCAGTCCACCCATGCCGAGCCGCCCGAGACCGACTACCTGAGCGGCTCTGAGGACCCGCTGGAGCGCAGCTTCCTCTACTGCAACCAGGCCCGTAGCAGCCCCGCCAGGGTCAACAGTAACTCCAAGGCCAAGCCCGAGTCAGTGTCCACCTGCTCCGTGACCTCACCTGACGACATGTCCACCAAATCCGATGACTCCTTCCAGAGCCTGCACAGCACCCTGCCGCTCGACAGCTTTTCCAAGTTTGTGGCAGGTGAGCGGGACTGCCCGCGGCTGCTGCTCAGCGCCCTGGCCCAGGAGGACCTGGCCTCTGAGATCCTCGGGCTGCAGGAGGCCATTGGCGAGAAGGCTGATAAGGCCTGGGCCGAGGCGCCCAGCCTGGCCAAGGACGCCAGCAAGCCTCCCTTCTCGCTGGAGAACCACAGCGCCTGCCTGGACTCAGTGGCCAAGAATGCGTGGCCGCGGCCAGGGGAGCCAGAGGCCCTGCCTGAGTCCTTGCAGCTAGACAAGGGTGGCAGCGCCAaggacttcagcccagggctgttTGAAGACCCTTCTGTGGGCTTCGCCGCCCCTGACCCCAAGAAGACAACTGGGGCCCTCTCTTTCGGCACCAAGTCCACCCTCGGGGCAGCCACGGCAGACCCCGCCGCAGCCGCTTTTGACTGCTTCCCGGACACGACCACCGCCAGCTCGGCGGACAGCGCCAACCCCTTTGCCTGGCCCGAGGAGAACCTGGGGGACGCGTGTCCCCGGTGGGGCCTGCACCCCAGTGAGCTCACCAAGGGCCTAGAGCAGGGTGGGAAGGCCACGGATGGCGTGGGCAAGGAGAGTGCCCATGAGGCTTCGGCCTGcccaggcttccaggaggaggagcCCCCGGGGGAGAAGGCCACTGTACCTCGGGACTCGGAGCAGGAGGAGGCGGGCGGGGTgaaggaggaggtgggtgggctGCTGCAGTGCCCTGAGGTGGCCAAGGCTGACCGGTGGCTGGACGACAGCCGCCACTGCTGCTCTGCCACCGATTTTGGGGACCTGCCCCTACTGCCTCCCACCGGTCAGAAAGAGGACCTGGAGGCGGAGGAGGAGTACTCCTCCCTGTGTGAGCTCCTGGGCAGCCCTGAGCAGAGGCCTGGCCTGCAGGACCCGCTGTCGCCCAAGGCCCCACTGATGTGCAccaaggaggaagcagaggaggtgCTGGACAGCAAGACCGGCTGGGGCCCCCCGTGCCACCTCTCTGGGGACTCTGTCATCTTGCTGGGCCCGACTGTGGGTGCCGAGTCAAAGGTCCAGAGCTGGTTTGAGTCCTCCCTGTCCCACATGAAGCCGGGCGAAGAAGGCCCTGACAGTGTGCTAGCTCCGGGGGACTCAGCCACCCTGGCCCCGGATGCCTCCCTGGCCCAGAAGCCGAACAAGCCCGCTGTGCCCGAGGCACCCATTGCTAAGAAAGAGCCTGTGCCACGCGGCAAAAGCTTACGGAGCCGGCGGGTACATCGGGGTCTGCCCGAGGCCGAGGActccccatgcagggctccagtGCTGCCCAAAGACCTCTTGCTCCCTGAATCCTGCACAGGGCCCCCGCAGGGGCAGATGGAGGGAGCAGGAGCCCCAGGACGGGGGGCCTCAGAAGGGCTCCCCAGGATGTGCACGCGCTCCTTCACCGCCCTGAGCGAGCCCCGCACACCCGGGCCCCCAGGCCTGACCACCACACCCGCCCCCCCGGACAAACTGGGAGGCAAGCAGCGAGCCGCCTTCAAGTCTGGCAAGCGGGTGGGCAAGCCGTCACCCAAGGCGGCGTCCAGCCCCAGTAACCCGGCCGCCCTGCCGGTGGCCTCGGATAGCAGCCCCATGGGCTCCAAGACCAAGGAGACAGACTCTCCCGGCACCCCGGGCAAGGACCAGCGCTCTATGATCCTGCGGTCCCGCACCAAAACCCAGGAGGTGTTCCACTCCAAGAGGCGGCGGCCCTCAGAGAGCCGGCTCCCCAACTGCCGAGCCACCAAGAAGCTCCTGGCCAACAACCACCTGCCGGCCACGTTCAAGGTCTCGGGCAGCCCCCAGAAGGAGGGCAGGGCCGGCCAGCGGGCAAGGGTCCCCAAGCCAGGCACGGGCAGCAAGCTCTCCGATCGGCCCCTCCATGCGCTCAAAAGGAAGTCGTCCTTCCTGGCGCCTGTCCCCACCAAGAAGCGGAACCTGGTCTTACGGAGCGGCAGTGGGGGGGACGTGAAGGAGGAGGGGGCCGAGGACCCCTCCAGCCTCTTCAAGAGGATGTCTTCTCCCAAGAAGACTAAGCCCCCCAAGGGTAACAGTGAGCCCGCCGtgaagcccccacccccagaggcccCCGACGCCTGCCTGAAGCTGGCCTCAAGGGCGGCCTTCCAGGGGGCGATGAAGACCAAGGTGCTTCCGCCCCGGAAGGGCCGCGGCCTGAAGCTGGAGGCCATCGTGCAGAAGATCACCTCGCCCAGCCTGAAGAAGTTTGCGTGCAAAGCGCCGGGGGCCCCTCCCGGTAACCCTGTGAGCCCAGCTCTCCCTGAGAAGGACCGTGGGCTCAAGAGTGCCGGGGGCAGCCCAGTTGGGGCAGGAGAAGGTCTCTTAAATGTGGGCGCTGGGCAGAAgctcccagcagcccctggggccGACCCGTTATGCAGAAATCCAACCAACAGATCCTTAAAAGGCAAACTCCTAAACAGTAAGAAACTGTCCTCGACTGACTGTTTCAAAACTGAGGCCTTCACGTCCCCGGAGGCCCTGTTGCCCGGGGGGACTGCCCTGGCGCCTAAGAAGAGAAGCCGGAAAGGCAGGGCTGGAGCCCTTGGACTCCCCAAAGGTCCCCTGGAGAAGCGGCCCCATCTAGGCCCGGCTCTGCTCCTGACCCCCCGAGACAGGGCCAATGGCGctcaggggggtggggaggacagctCTGGTGGAGGAGGCAAGAAGCCAAAGACGGAGGAGCTGGGCCTGGCCTCCCAGTCCCCTGAGGGCCGGCCCTGTCAGCCCCAGACAAGGGCACAGAAGCAGCCAGGCCATGCCAACTACAGCAGCTATTCCAAGCGAAAGCGACTCACCCGGGGCCGGGCTAAGAACACCACCTCCTCACCCTGTAAGGGCCGTGCcaagcggcggcggcagcagcaggtGCTGCCCCTGGATCCCGCAGAGCCTGAAATCCGCCTCAAGTACATTTCCTCCTGCAAGCGGCTTCGAGCGGACAGCCGCACCCCAGCCTTCTCACCCTTTGTGCGGGTGGAGAAGCGAGACGCATTCACCACCATATGCACTGTTGTCAATTCCCCAGGGGAGGAGCCCAAGCCCCACAGGAAGCcttcctcctccgcctcctcttcctcatcctcatGCTCGTTCTCCTTGGATGCAACCGGGGCCTCCTTGGCCACGCTCCCTGGAGGCTCCGTCCTGCAGCCAcggccctccctgcccctctcttccACCATGCATCTGGGGCCCGTGGTCTCCAAGGCCTTGAGTACCTCTTGCCTTGTTTGCTGCCTCTGCCAAAACCCGGCCAACTTCAAGGACCTCGGGGACCTCTGTGGGCCCTACTACCCCGAACACTGCCTCCCCAAAAAGAAGCCAAAACTCAAGGAGAAGGTGCGGCCAGAGGGCACCTGCGAGGAGGCCTCGCCGCCCCTCGAGAGAACACTCAAAGACCTCGAGTGTGTGGCCGCCACCGGCGCCACTGCCGCTGGCAAACCCCCGAGGCCCGAGGGCCCGGCCGACCCCGCCAAGCAGGGCTCGCTGCGCACCAGCGCCCGGGGCCTGTCGCGGCGGCTGCAGAGCTGCTACTGCTGTGACGCTCGGGGGGACGGTGGCGAGGAGGCAGCCCCGGCCGACAAGAGCCGCAAGCACGAATGCAGCAAGGAGCCACCGGCTGAGCCCGGCGGGGACACCCAGGAGCACTGGGTGCACGAGGCCTGCGCCGTGTGGACGGGCGGGGTCTACCTGGTAGCTGGGAAGCTCTTTGGGCTGCAGGAGGCCATGAAGGTGGCCGTGGACATG accTGTTCCAGCTGCCAAGAAGCCGGGGCCACCATCGGGTGCTGCCACAAAGGATGCACCCACACCTACCATTACCCGTGTGCCAGCGATGCGG
- the RAI1 gene encoding retinoic acid-induced protein 1 isoform X1: MQSFRERCGFHGKQQNYQQTSQETSRLENYRQPSQAGLSCDRQRLLAKDYYNPQPYPGFEGGAGTPAGPARGSKGLPSQQSLQGRPAFSGYSVQDSSPYPGRYSGEESLQAWGAPQPPPPQPQPLPGGVGKYDDNLMKKAAVPPGRQYPEQGTQLPFRTHSLHVQQQLPQPQQPLAYPKLQRQKLQNDMASPLPFPQGGHFPQHSQSFPASSTYSSSGQGGQGSGQGAHSYKSCTAPSTQPHDRPLAPNASLAPGQRVQNLHAYQSGRLSYDQQKQQQQQQQQQALQSRHHAQETLHYQNLAKYQHYGQQGPGYCQPDAAVRTPEQYYQTFSPSSSHSPARSVGRSPSYSSTPSPLMPNLENFPYNQQPLSTGAFPAGITDHSHFMPLLNPSPTDAASSVDTQAGNCKPLQKDKLPENLLSDLSLQSLTALTSQVENISNTVQQLLLSKAAAPQKKSVKNLVSRTPEQHKSQHCSPEGSGYSAEPAGTPLSEPLSSTPQSTHAEPPETDYLSGSEDPLERSFLYCNQARSSPARVNSNSKAKPESVSTCSVTSPDDMSTKSDDSFQSLHSTLPLDSFSKFVAGERDCPRLLLSALAQEDLASEILGLQEAIGEKADKAWAEAPSLAKDASKPPFSLENHSACLDSVAKNAWPRPGEPEALPESLQLDKGGSAKDFSPGLFEDPSVGFAAPDPKKTTGALSFGTKSTLGAATADPAAAAFDCFPDTTTASSADSANPFAWPEENLGDACPRWGLHPSELTKGLEQGGKATDGVGKESAHEASACPGFQEEEPPGEKATVPRDSEQEEAGGVKEEVGGLLQCPEVAKADRWLDDSRHCCSATDFGDLPLLPPTGQKEDLEAEEEYSSLCELLGSPEQRPGLQDPLSPKAPLMCTKEEAEEVLDSKTGWGPPCHLSGDSVILLGPTVGAESKVQSWFESSLSHMKPGEEGPDSVLAPGDSATLAPDASLAQKPNKPAVPEAPIAKKEPVPRGKSLRSRRVHRGLPEAEDSPCRAPVLPKDLLLPESCTGPPQGQMEGAGAPGRGASEGLPRMCTRSFTALSEPRTPGPPGLTTTPAPPDKLGGKQRAAFKSGKRVGKPSPKAASSPSNPAALPVASDSSPMGSKTKETDSPGTPGKDQRSMILRSRTKTQEVFHSKRRRPSESRLPNCRATKKLLANNHLPATFKVSGSPQKEGRAGQRARVPKPGTGSKLSDRPLHALKRKSSFLAPVPTKKRNLVLRSGSGGDVKEEGAEDPSSLFKRMSSPKKTKPPKGNSEPAVKPPPPEAPDACLKLASRAAFQGAMKTKVLPPRKGRGLKLEAIVQKITSPSLKKFACKAPGAPPGNPVSPALPEKDRGLKSAGGSPVGAGEGLLNVGAGQKLPAAPGADPLCRNPTNRSLKGKLLNSKKLSSTDCFKTEAFTSPEALLPGGTALAPKKRSRKGRAGALGLPKGPLEKRPHLGPALLLTPRDRANGAQGGGEDSSGGGGKKPKTEELGLASQSPEGRPCQPQTRAQKQPGHANYSSYSKRKRLTRGRAKNTTSSPCKGRAKRRRQQQVLPLDPAEPEIRLKYISSCKRLRADSRTPAFSPFVRVEKRDAFTTICTVVNSPGEEPKPHRKPSSSASSSSSSCSFSLDATGASLATLPGGSVLQPRPSLPLSSTMHLGPVVSKALSTSCLVCCLCQNPANFKDLGDLCGPYYPEHCLPKKKPKLKEKVRPEGTCEEASPPLERTLKDLECVAATGATAAGKPPRPEGPADPAKQGSLRTSARGLSRRLQSCYCCDARGDGGEEAAPADKSRKHECSKEPPAEPGGDTQEHWVHEACAVWTGGVYLVAGKLFGLQEAMKVAVDMTCSSCQEAGATIGCCHKGCTHTYHYPCASDAGCIFMEENFSLKCPKHKPLGQVGTR; encoded by the exons ATGCAGTCTTTTCGAGAAAGGTGTGGTTTCCATGGCAAACAACAGAACTACCAGCAGACCTCACAGGAGACATCTCGCCTGGAGAATTACAGACAGCCGAGCCAGGCCGGGCTGAGCTGCGATCGGCAGCGGCTGCTGGCCAAGGACTATTATAACCCGCAGCCGTACCCCGGCTTCGAGGGCGGCGCCGGCACACCCGCCGGCCCCGCGCGGGGCAGCAAGGGCCTGCCGTCCCAGCAGTCCCTGCAGGGCAGGCCGGCCTTCTCTGGCTACAGCGTGCAGGACAGCAGCCCGTACCCTGGCCGCTACTCGGGCGAGGAGAGCCTGCAGGCCTGGGGGGCCCCCCAGCCGCCGCCCCCCCAGCCACAGCCCCTGCCAGGGGGCGTGGGCAAATATGATGACAACTTGATGAAAAAGGCCGCAGTGCCCCCTGGCAGGCAGTACCCAGAGCAGGGCACCCAGCTGCCCTTTCGGACTCACTCCCTGCATGTCCAGCAGCAGCTGccgcagccccagcagcccctggcGTACCCCAAACTCCAGAGGCAAAAACTGCAGAACGACATGGCCtcgcctctgcccttcccccagggtGGCCACTTCCCCCAGCACTCACAGTCTTTCCCTGCTTCCTCCACCTACTCATCCAGTGGCCAGGGGGGCCAGGGCAGCGGGCAGGGCGCCCACTCCTACAAGAGCTGCACCGCACCGTCCACTCAGCCCCACGACAGGCCACTGGCCCCCAACGCCAGCCTGGCCCCTGGGCAGCGGGTCCAGAACCTTCACGCCTACCAGTCTGGCCGCCTGAGCTACGATCAGCagaagcaacagcagcagcagcagcagcagcaggccctCCAGAGCCGGCACCATGCCCAGGAAACCCTCCATTACCAAAACCTCGCCAAGTACCAACACTACGGGCAGCAGGGCCCGGGTTACTGTCAGCCGGACGCGGCCGTCAGGACTCCAGAGCAGTACTACCAGACCttcagccccagctccagccactCACCCGCACGCTCTGTGGGCCGCTCGCCCTCCTACAGCTCCACCCCGTCACCGCTGATGCCCAACCTGGAGAACTTTCCCTACAACCAGCAGCCGCTCAGCACTGGGGCCTTCCCCGCGGGCATCACGGACCACAGCCACTTCATGCCCCTGCTCAACCCGTCCCCGACCGACGCTGCTAGCTCGGTGGACACCCAGGCTGGCAACTGCAAGCCGCTGCAGAAGGACAAGCTCCCCGAGAACCTGCTCTCGGACCTCAGCCTGCAGAGCCTCACAGCTCTGACATCCCAGGTGGAGAACATATCCAACACCGTCCAGCAGCTGCTGCTCTCCAAGGCCGCGGCGCCACAGAAAAAGAGCGTCAAGAACCTGGTGTCCAGGACCCCGGAACAGCACAAAAGCCAGCACTGCAGCCCTGAGGGCAGCGGCTACTCGGCCGAGCCAGCCGGCACGCCACTGTCCGAACCGCTGAGCAGCACGCCGCAGTCCACCCATGCCGAGCCGCCCGAGACCGACTACCTGAGCGGCTCTGAGGACCCGCTGGAGCGCAGCTTCCTCTACTGCAACCAGGCCCGTAGCAGCCCCGCCAGGGTCAACAGTAACTCCAAGGCCAAGCCCGAGTCAGTGTCCACCTGCTCCGTGACCTCACCTGACGACATGTCCACCAAATCCGATGACTCCTTCCAGAGCCTGCACAGCACCCTGCCGCTCGACAGCTTTTCCAAGTTTGTGGCAGGTGAGCGGGACTGCCCGCGGCTGCTGCTCAGCGCCCTGGCCCAGGAGGACCTGGCCTCTGAGATCCTCGGGCTGCAGGAGGCCATTGGCGAGAAGGCTGATAAGGCCTGGGCCGAGGCGCCCAGCCTGGCCAAGGACGCCAGCAAGCCTCCCTTCTCGCTGGAGAACCACAGCGCCTGCCTGGACTCAGTGGCCAAGAATGCGTGGCCGCGGCCAGGGGAGCCAGAGGCCCTGCCTGAGTCCTTGCAGCTAGACAAGGGTGGCAGCGCCAaggacttcagcccagggctgttTGAAGACCCTTCTGTGGGCTTCGCCGCCCCTGACCCCAAGAAGACAACTGGGGCCCTCTCTTTCGGCACCAAGTCCACCCTCGGGGCAGCCACGGCAGACCCCGCCGCAGCCGCTTTTGACTGCTTCCCGGACACGACCACCGCCAGCTCGGCGGACAGCGCCAACCCCTTTGCCTGGCCCGAGGAGAACCTGGGGGACGCGTGTCCCCGGTGGGGCCTGCACCCCAGTGAGCTCACCAAGGGCCTAGAGCAGGGTGGGAAGGCCACGGATGGCGTGGGCAAGGAGAGTGCCCATGAGGCTTCGGCCTGcccaggcttccaggaggaggagcCCCCGGGGGAGAAGGCCACTGTACCTCGGGACTCGGAGCAGGAGGAGGCGGGCGGGGTgaaggaggaggtgggtgggctGCTGCAGTGCCCTGAGGTGGCCAAGGCTGACCGGTGGCTGGACGACAGCCGCCACTGCTGCTCTGCCACCGATTTTGGGGACCTGCCCCTACTGCCTCCCACCGGTCAGAAAGAGGACCTGGAGGCGGAGGAGGAGTACTCCTCCCTGTGTGAGCTCCTGGGCAGCCCTGAGCAGAGGCCTGGCCTGCAGGACCCGCTGTCGCCCAAGGCCCCACTGATGTGCAccaaggaggaagcagaggaggtgCTGGACAGCAAGACCGGCTGGGGCCCCCCGTGCCACCTCTCTGGGGACTCTGTCATCTTGCTGGGCCCGACTGTGGGTGCCGAGTCAAAGGTCCAGAGCTGGTTTGAGTCCTCCCTGTCCCACATGAAGCCGGGCGAAGAAGGCCCTGACAGTGTGCTAGCTCCGGGGGACTCAGCCACCCTGGCCCCGGATGCCTCCCTGGCCCAGAAGCCGAACAAGCCCGCTGTGCCCGAGGCACCCATTGCTAAGAAAGAGCCTGTGCCACGCGGCAAAAGCTTACGGAGCCGGCGGGTACATCGGGGTCTGCCCGAGGCCGAGGActccccatgcagggctccagtGCTGCCCAAAGACCTCTTGCTCCCTGAATCCTGCACAGGGCCCCCGCAGGGGCAGATGGAGGGAGCAGGAGCCCCAGGACGGGGGGCCTCAGAAGGGCTCCCCAGGATGTGCACGCGCTCCTTCACCGCCCTGAGCGAGCCCCGCACACCCGGGCCCCCAGGCCTGACCACCACACCCGCCCCCCCGGACAAACTGGGAGGCAAGCAGCGAGCCGCCTTCAAGTCTGGCAAGCGGGTGGGCAAGCCGTCACCCAAGGCGGCGTCCAGCCCCAGTAACCCGGCCGCCCTGCCGGTGGCCTCGGATAGCAGCCCCATGGGCTCCAAGACCAAGGAGACAGACTCTCCCGGCACCCCGGGCAAGGACCAGCGCTCTATGATCCTGCGGTCCCGCACCAAAACCCAGGAGGTGTTCCACTCCAAGAGGCGGCGGCCCTCAGAGAGCCGGCTCCCCAACTGCCGAGCCACCAAGAAGCTCCTGGCCAACAACCACCTGCCGGCCACGTTCAAGGTCTCGGGCAGCCCCCAGAAGGAGGGCAGGGCCGGCCAGCGGGCAAGGGTCCCCAAGCCAGGCACGGGCAGCAAGCTCTCCGATCGGCCCCTCCATGCGCTCAAAAGGAAGTCGTCCTTCCTGGCGCCTGTCCCCACCAAGAAGCGGAACCTGGTCTTACGGAGCGGCAGTGGGGGGGACGTGAAGGAGGAGGGGGCCGAGGACCCCTCCAGCCTCTTCAAGAGGATGTCTTCTCCCAAGAAGACTAAGCCCCCCAAGGGTAACAGTGAGCCCGCCGtgaagcccccacccccagaggcccCCGACGCCTGCCTGAAGCTGGCCTCAAGGGCGGCCTTCCAGGGGGCGATGAAGACCAAGGTGCTTCCGCCCCGGAAGGGCCGCGGCCTGAAGCTGGAGGCCATCGTGCAGAAGATCACCTCGCCCAGCCTGAAGAAGTTTGCGTGCAAAGCGCCGGGGGCCCCTCCCGGTAACCCTGTGAGCCCAGCTCTCCCTGAGAAGGACCGTGGGCTCAAGAGTGCCGGGGGCAGCCCAGTTGGGGCAGGAGAAGGTCTCTTAAATGTGGGCGCTGGGCAGAAgctcccagcagcccctggggccGACCCGTTATGCAGAAATCCAACCAACAGATCCTTAAAAGGCAAACTCCTAAACAGTAAGAAACTGTCCTCGACTGACTGTTTCAAAACTGAGGCCTTCACGTCCCCGGAGGCCCTGTTGCCCGGGGGGACTGCCCTGGCGCCTAAGAAGAGAAGCCGGAAAGGCAGGGCTGGAGCCCTTGGACTCCCCAAAGGTCCCCTGGAGAAGCGGCCCCATCTAGGCCCGGCTCTGCTCCTGACCCCCCGAGACAGGGCCAATGGCGctcaggggggtggggaggacagctCTGGTGGAGGAGGCAAGAAGCCAAAGACGGAGGAGCTGGGCCTGGCCTCCCAGTCCCCTGAGGGCCGGCCCTGTCAGCCCCAGACAAGGGCACAGAAGCAGCCAGGCCATGCCAACTACAGCAGCTATTCCAAGCGAAAGCGACTCACCCGGGGCCGGGCTAAGAACACCACCTCCTCACCCTGTAAGGGCCGTGCcaagcggcggcggcagcagcaggtGCTGCCCCTGGATCCCGCAGAGCCTGAAATCCGCCTCAAGTACATTTCCTCCTGCAAGCGGCTTCGAGCGGACAGCCGCACCCCAGCCTTCTCACCCTTTGTGCGGGTGGAGAAGCGAGACGCATTCACCACCATATGCACTGTTGTCAATTCCCCAGGGGAGGAGCCCAAGCCCCACAGGAAGCcttcctcctccgcctcctcttcctcatcctcatGCTCGTTCTCCTTGGATGCAACCGGGGCCTCCTTGGCCACGCTCCCTGGAGGCTCCGTCCTGCAGCCAcggccctccctgcccctctcttccACCATGCATCTGGGGCCCGTGGTCTCCAAGGCCTTGAGTACCTCTTGCCTTGTTTGCTGCCTCTGCCAAAACCCGGCCAACTTCAAGGACCTCGGGGACCTCTGTGGGCCCTACTACCCCGAACACTGCCTCCCCAAAAAGAAGCCAAAACTCAAGGAGAAGGTGCGGCCAGAGGGCACCTGCGAGGAGGCCTCGCCGCCCCTCGAGAGAACACTCAAAGACCTCGAGTGTGTGGCCGCCACCGGCGCCACTGCCGCTGGCAAACCCCCGAGGCCCGAGGGCCCGGCCGACCCCGCCAAGCAGGGCTCGCTGCGCACCAGCGCCCGGGGCCTGTCGCGGCGGCTGCAGAGCTGCTACTGCTGTGACGCTCGGGGGGACGGTGGCGAGGAGGCAGCCCCGGCCGACAAGAGCCGCAAGCACGAATGCAGCAAGGAGCCACCGGCTGAGCCCGGCGGGGACACCCAGGAGCACTGGGTGCACGAGGCCTGCGCCGTGTGGACGGGCGGGGTCTACCTGGTAGCTGGGAAGCTCTTTGGGCTGCAGGAGGCCATGAAGGTGGCCGTGGACATG accTGTTCCAGCTGCCAAGAAGCCGGGGCCACCATCGGGTGCTGCCACAAAGGATGCACCCACACCTACCATTACCCGTGTGCCAGCGATGCGG